Proteins encoded by one window of Myxococcus guangdongensis:
- a CDS encoding tetratricopeptide repeat protein, with the protein MRCVDETVFMKLLLGELSPQESAEVDAHLDTCASCRTMVAEGLRAQSPDATGAEPPTEPAVSFSGRPDAALEKGTAVGRYLVLELLGAGAMGVVYGAYDPELDRRVALKLLRTGALGLNVEKERAHLLREAQAMARVSHPNVVAVYDVGTFGQHVFLAMERVEAQTLVEWLKAAPRPWRQVLALFLDAGQGLAAAHAAGVVHGDFKPANLLVGDDGTVHVTDFGLARLGAASAPEGSASTADSPAAVTGMERSVTGGTPAYMAPEQLLDKTRASAAGDQFSFCVALHEALYGARPFEGATLAELSTQVSSGQVRPSPTGTRVPPWVRRVLLRGLARRPEDRFPHLGALLDALQKDPAARWKRGLQLASALAVLGAAVGLTHAVHTRGARSCAGAPDEMIAVWGPEQHNAIQSAFAATGRPYATAAWERVRRELDAYTAAWTTTRITACEATRVRQEQPEEVMAWRMRCLDNRLADVSALARLLSQADARTVDEAHRAVKGLPALSGCSEALAPGGAVIPEGPEARAQHAALRATLARGRALLATGRYAEGVTLVEPTALAARLAANRHDGAEISMLLGELREGAGDWRGAEASLFEALNAAEATRQDAVAARAWTLLVRVTCIGLDEYELASRWKDRAAAAIERLGGGNELTRVNLLTYSGTLLRKQRRFEEAVTLQERALLFAENTFGPDSLEVADVLLELGSTQWVHPRLEEAKAHLERAAAITEQALGPEHPDVARVRIAIVPVLRDLNELDVAERIAREALGVFERTLGPEHPRVYDALNDLASTLVVESRTDEALPLYERALSIVAKTDGAVSLGAAVINANLGVLYFQSGKHDLALERFRAAVSIRERARGPTDPGLVSPLRLVARVLALKGHVEEALPHLQRAVDIQMQQADDSASQWTLCLRDLGAAFLKLGRPREALAPLERAVAGWDKALPGPGHRTEVRFFLAQALWDSGKDRERAVLLANEAKAMALKDDPSPRTLPLVDTWLAEHRLR; encoded by the coding sequence CACCGCCGTGGGCCGCTACCTGGTGCTGGAGCTGCTCGGCGCCGGGGCCATGGGCGTCGTCTACGGGGCGTATGACCCGGAGCTGGACCGCCGCGTGGCCCTCAAGCTCCTGCGCACCGGCGCGCTCGGGCTGAATGTCGAGAAGGAGCGCGCCCACCTGCTGCGCGAGGCGCAGGCCATGGCCCGCGTCTCCCACCCCAACGTGGTGGCCGTGTACGACGTGGGCACCTTCGGCCAGCACGTCTTCCTCGCCATGGAGCGCGTGGAGGCCCAGACGCTCGTCGAGTGGCTGAAGGCCGCGCCCCGCCCGTGGCGACAGGTGCTCGCGCTCTTCCTCGACGCGGGCCAGGGGCTCGCCGCCGCGCACGCCGCGGGCGTGGTGCACGGCGACTTCAAGCCGGCCAACCTGCTGGTGGGCGACGACGGCACCGTCCACGTCACCGACTTCGGCCTCGCGCGCCTGGGCGCCGCCAGCGCGCCGGAGGGCAGCGCCTCCACCGCCGACAGCCCCGCCGCCGTCACGGGCATGGAGCGCTCCGTCACGGGCGGCACGCCGGCCTACATGGCGCCGGAGCAGTTGCTCGACAAGACGCGCGCGAGCGCGGCCGGAGACCAGTTCTCCTTCTGCGTCGCGCTGCACGAGGCCCTCTACGGCGCGCGGCCCTTCGAGGGCGCCACGCTGGCGGAGCTCTCCACCCAGGTGTCCTCGGGACAGGTGCGGCCCTCGCCCACCGGCACCCGCGTGCCGCCCTGGGTGCGCCGCGTGCTGCTGCGCGGCCTGGCCCGGCGCCCCGAGGACCGCTTCCCGCATCTGGGCGCGCTGCTGGACGCGCTCCAGAAGGATCCCGCGGCCCGGTGGAAGCGCGGGCTCCAGCTGGCCAGCGCCCTGGCCGTGCTGGGCGCGGCGGTGGGCCTGACGCACGCGGTGCACACCCGCGGCGCCCGCTCCTGCGCGGGCGCTCCGGACGAGATGATCGCCGTCTGGGGACCCGAGCAGCACAACGCCATCCAGAGCGCCTTCGCCGCCACCGGCCGTCCCTACGCCACCGCCGCCTGGGAGCGCGTGCGCCGCGAGCTGGACGCGTACACCGCCGCGTGGACGACGACGCGCATCACCGCCTGCGAGGCGACGCGCGTGCGCCAGGAGCAGCCCGAGGAGGTGATGGCGTGGCGCATGCGCTGCCTCGACAATCGGCTGGCGGACGTCTCCGCGCTCGCGCGCCTGTTGTCCCAGGCGGATGCCCGGACGGTGGACGAGGCGCACCGCGCGGTGAAGGGCCTGCCAGCGCTGTCCGGCTGCTCGGAGGCGCTCGCGCCGGGCGGGGCCGTGATTCCCGAGGGCCCCGAGGCCCGGGCCCAACACGCCGCGCTGCGCGCCACCCTCGCCCGGGGCCGCGCGCTGCTCGCCACCGGACGCTACGCGGAGGGCGTCACGCTGGTGGAGCCCACGGCGCTCGCCGCCCGCCTCGCGGCGAACCGGCATGACGGCGCCGAAATCTCGATGCTGCTCGGTGAGCTGCGCGAGGGCGCCGGCGACTGGCGCGGCGCGGAGGCCTCCCTCTTCGAGGCGCTCAACGCCGCGGAGGCCACGCGCCAGGACGCCGTGGCCGCGCGGGCCTGGACGCTGCTGGTGCGCGTGACGTGCATCGGCCTGGACGAGTACGAGCTCGCCTCGCGGTGGAAGGACCGGGCCGCCGCCGCCATCGAACGGCTGGGCGGCGGCAACGAGCTGACGCGCGTCAACCTCCTCACCTACTCCGGGACGCTGCTGCGCAAGCAGCGCCGGTTCGAGGAGGCCGTCACGCTCCAGGAGCGAGCCCTCCTGTTCGCCGAGAACACCTTCGGCCCGGACAGCCTGGAGGTGGCGGACGTGCTGCTGGAGCTGGGCTCCACGCAGTGGGTGCACCCCCGGCTGGAGGAGGCGAAGGCCCACCTGGAGCGCGCCGCCGCCATCACCGAGCAGGCCCTGGGCCCCGAGCACCCGGACGTCGCGCGCGTGCGCATCGCCATCGTCCCCGTGCTGCGGGACTTGAACGAGCTGGACGTCGCTGAGCGCATCGCGCGAGAGGCGCTCGGCGTCTTCGAGCGCACGCTCGGCCCCGAGCACCCGCGGGTGTACGACGCGCTCAACGACCTGGCCTCGACGCTCGTCGTCGAGTCGCGCACGGACGAGGCCCTCCCGCTGTACGAGCGCGCGCTCTCCATCGTCGCGAAGACGGACGGCGCGGTGAGCCTGGGCGCCGCCGTCATCAACGCCAACCTGGGCGTGCTCTACTTCCAGAGCGGCAAGCACGACCTCGCGCTCGAGCGCTTCCGCGCGGCCGTGAGCATCCGGGAGCGGGCGCGCGGCCCCACGGACCCGGGGCTCGTCAGCCCGCTGCGACTGGTGGCCCGGGTGCTCGCCTTGAAGGGCCATGTCGAGGAGGCCCTGCCGCACCTCCAGCGCGCCGTCGACATCCAGATGCAGCAGGCGGACGACAGCGCCAGTCAGTGGACGCTCTGCCTGCGCGACCTGGGCGCCGCCTTCCTCAAGCTCGGCCGGCCCCGCGAGGCGCTGGCGCCGCTGGAGCGTGCCGTCGCGGGCTGGGACAAGGCCTTGCCCGGTCCGGGCCACCGCACCGAGGTGCGCTTCTTCCTGGCCCAGGCCCTGTGGGACTCCGGCAAGGACCGCGAGCGCGCCGTGCTGCTCGCCAACGAGGCGAAGGCCATGGCCCTCAAGGACGACCCGTCCCCGAGGACGCTGCCGCTCGTCGACACCTGGCTCGCCGAGCACCGCCTGCGTTGA
- a CDS encoding M28 family metallopeptidase, giving the protein MLRVMPLHQKRWSAALVSLVLVSSQRVEAEPPPPSAREREVMALTGAVLGSTPMVEDLRSLVDEVGGRATGSEANRRAVEWALERFREAGVSAKAESFRMPALWLEQGASATVQGKGVRFSPRVAAMPFSAATPKAGLTAPLVDLGRGTEADHARVGAKVKGAFVLVETDELRDVDGLFREYAEAVGIEARAVAAGAAGVVYMGSRPGNQLYRHNVSTGAKNTRPMMVMERDGARRAQRLLRAGTALTLSAVLDLKTGGPYEARNVIGEIRGTTTPDEVVVLGAHLDSWDLGGGALDNGANVAMLIDLARQIRRLGLKPARTIRFALWNGEEQGLYGSAGYVRSHAAELDGHVMALSVDIGCGRINGFFTNGRPPLVPLVDRALSPVAGLGPFTQVDVPVVGTDNLDFLLSGVANLIANQESATYGPNYHARSDEFEQCDARTLRGNAAVVGSLAWGFATMEERLGRQGRAEVEALMKATDLPEQLRSFNLWDEWSEGKRGSFADQQVTPAPR; this is encoded by the coding sequence ATGCTGCGCGTCATGCCTTTACATCAGAAGCGCTGGAGCGCGGCGTTGGTGTCGCTGGTCCTCGTGTCGTCGCAGCGGGTGGAGGCCGAGCCTCCGCCGCCCTCGGCGCGAGAGCGGGAGGTGATGGCGCTGACGGGGGCGGTGCTGGGGTCCACGCCGATGGTGGAGGACCTGCGCTCGCTGGTGGATGAGGTGGGTGGGCGGGCCACGGGCTCGGAGGCCAACCGTCGCGCGGTGGAGTGGGCGCTGGAGCGCTTCCGGGAGGCGGGGGTCAGCGCGAAGGCGGAGTCATTCCGGATGCCGGCGCTGTGGCTGGAGCAGGGCGCGAGCGCGACGGTGCAGGGCAAGGGCGTGCGCTTCTCGCCCCGGGTGGCGGCGATGCCCTTCTCGGCCGCGACGCCGAAGGCGGGGCTCACCGCGCCGCTCGTGGACCTGGGCCGTGGCACGGAGGCGGACCACGCGCGCGTGGGCGCGAAGGTGAAGGGCGCGTTCGTCCTGGTGGAGACGGATGAGCTGCGCGACGTGGACGGGCTGTTCCGCGAGTACGCGGAGGCGGTGGGAATCGAGGCGCGCGCGGTGGCCGCCGGCGCCGCGGGCGTCGTCTACATGGGCAGCCGCCCAGGCAATCAGCTCTACCGCCACAACGTGTCGACGGGCGCGAAGAACACCCGGCCGATGATGGTGATGGAGCGCGATGGCGCCCGGCGCGCGCAGCGGCTGCTCCGCGCGGGCACGGCCCTCACGTTGAGCGCGGTGTTGGATTTGAAGACGGGTGGCCCCTACGAGGCGCGCAACGTCATCGGTGAGATTCGGGGCACCACGACGCCGGACGAAGTCGTGGTGTTGGGGGCGCACCTGGACAGCTGGGACCTGGGCGGAGGCGCGTTGGACAACGGCGCCAACGTGGCGATGCTCATCGACCTGGCCCGGCAGATTCGCCGGCTGGGGCTCAAGCCCGCGCGGACGATTCGCTTCGCGCTCTGGAACGGCGAGGAGCAGGGGCTGTATGGCTCCGCGGGCTACGTGCGCTCGCACGCGGCGGAGCTGGACGGGCACGTCATGGCGCTGTCAGTGGACATCGGCTGCGGGCGCATCAACGGCTTCTTCACCAACGGCCGGCCTCCGCTGGTGCCCCTGGTGGACCGGGCGCTCTCGCCGGTGGCGGGACTGGGGCCGTTCACGCAAGTCGACGTCCCGGTGGTGGGCACCGACAACCTGGACTTCCTGCTCAGCGGCGTGGCGAACCTCATCGCGAATCAGGAGTCCGCGACGTACGGGCCCAACTACCACGCGCGCTCGGACGAGTTCGAGCAGTGCGACGCGCGCACGCTGCGCGGCAACGCGGCGGTGGTGGGCTCGCTGGCGTGGGGCTTCGCCACCATGGAGGAGCGGCTGGGGCGTCAGGGCCGCGCGGAGGTGGAGGCCCTCATGAAGGCGACGGACCTGCCCGAGCAGCTGCGCTCCTTCAACCTCTGGGACGAGTGGAGCGAGGGCAAGCGCGGCAGCTTCGCCGACCAGCAGGTGACGCCCGCGCCGCGCTGA
- a CDS encoding PAS domain-containing protein gives MTDEEGIEGISPEQSRFFLETMVAGAPVGLAFVDLELRYIHINEALAEINGVPRHAHLGRKVRDVVPDLWVFIEPHYRQVLEHGQPVRDLEIVGATAKALGVPRSFVVNYFPVRDAGGAMQGVGITVVETTEHKLAQQANRMNQERFRSLVEATAQPVWTTDAQGELTEPASRWMTFTGQSRGAHLGLGWLDAIHPGDRVRFVKEWRSALKTSEPYRGEVRLQHRDGTWRDVILRGVPVFDDDGLVREWMATAEDVSERKQAEQELRQTTRALAASDERYRTFLAQSTEGIWRMEFDAPLDTRQSEDALVDAIIRTGHIAESNEVMARMSGFDSARELEGVSLRELIQRAGGAADALRTFVQKGFRVQDMETRQRDRRGLERVRLSNFVGVVEDGWLVRVWGTQRDVTEQAQAKRALEQSRLQARQREHQLRTITDALPALVAYLDPEERYLFCNRAFETWFGVKPSSVMGRTLREVGGELLYPMFKAWVRRAMSGEHVAHETALGLRDGRQIHVQATFVPSEDARGRIQGCVVLIHDITDRKRTEAEVEAQRARLYDVLMNAPAAIAILSGPEQTFTLVNPNFRRQAQNAELVGTSLRDLARESEQARAYSLSLDQVFASGRPMTHTETPQLLNLNDKGLEQHYFNIVYQPLRDARGEVESVLSFSLDVTDQVRARYQAEELAAHLASQQKWLESLLHMTPIALLMMEPGTGRILFANQAAHQLAGGELALGVPVERYRTVYDIVDDHDAPLPNERMPVARAARGEMLRREPVRWRLKSGEVLDILVDSELLPAMHGHPATVVLALQDVTRLKDTEVRLQEAVRLRDEFLTVASHELKTPLTPLQIKLQGLAREASSSTSEEHLRHSVMRAAESTSLQVRKLAALINDLLDVTQLAGSPLPLELGRVDLSAVAREVAEQLRAQAAQADSVVEVEAPVAVVGRWDARRLEQVVRGLVSNAIKYGPGRPVRIRVEERGGRGRISVSDEGIGIAPEDQERIFEKFGRAVPARNYGGLGLGLFISRRIVEAHQGSIRAESRRGHGATLIVELPLTGPEPTAPPSIH, from the coding sequence GTGACGGACGAGGAGGGCATCGAGGGCATCTCCCCGGAGCAGTCCCGCTTCTTCCTCGAGACGATGGTCGCGGGGGCGCCCGTGGGGCTGGCCTTCGTCGACCTGGAGCTGCGCTACATCCACATCAACGAGGCGCTCGCGGAGATCAACGGCGTGCCGCGCCACGCGCACCTGGGCCGCAAGGTCCGCGACGTGGTGCCAGACCTGTGGGTCTTCATCGAGCCACACTACCGACAGGTGCTGGAGCACGGGCAGCCGGTGCGCGACCTGGAGATCGTCGGCGCCACGGCCAAGGCGCTCGGCGTCCCCCGCAGCTTCGTCGTCAACTACTTCCCCGTGCGGGATGCGGGGGGCGCGATGCAAGGCGTGGGCATCACCGTCGTGGAGACGACCGAGCACAAGCTCGCGCAGCAGGCCAACCGGATGAACCAGGAGCGCTTCCGTTCGCTCGTGGAGGCCACGGCCCAGCCGGTGTGGACCACGGACGCCCAGGGGGAGCTGACCGAGCCGGCGTCCCGCTGGATGACCTTCACCGGACAGTCGCGGGGGGCACACCTGGGGCTCGGCTGGCTCGACGCCATCCACCCCGGGGACCGCGTGCGCTTCGTGAAGGAGTGGCGCTCCGCGCTGAAGACGAGCGAGCCGTACCGAGGGGAGGTGCGACTGCAGCACCGCGACGGGACGTGGCGGGACGTCATCCTCCGGGGCGTGCCGGTGTTCGACGACGACGGCCTGGTGCGCGAGTGGATGGCCACGGCCGAGGACGTCAGCGAGCGCAAGCAGGCGGAGCAGGAGCTGCGGCAGACGACGCGCGCGCTCGCGGCGAGTGACGAGCGCTACCGGACCTTCCTGGCCCAGAGCACGGAGGGCATCTGGCGCATGGAGTTCGACGCGCCGCTCGACACACGCCAGTCGGAGGACGCGCTGGTCGACGCCATCATCCGCACGGGCCACATCGCGGAGAGCAACGAGGTGATGGCGCGGATGAGCGGCTTCGACTCCGCTCGCGAGCTGGAGGGCGTGTCGCTGCGCGAGCTCATCCAGCGCGCGGGAGGAGCGGCCGACGCCCTCCGGACCTTCGTCCAGAAGGGCTTCCGGGTGCAGGACATGGAGACGCGCCAGCGGGACAGGCGGGGACTGGAGCGGGTGCGGCTGTCCAACTTCGTGGGCGTGGTGGAGGACGGCTGGCTCGTGCGGGTGTGGGGGACGCAGCGGGACGTGACGGAGCAGGCCCAGGCGAAGCGGGCGCTGGAGCAGAGCCGGCTGCAGGCGCGCCAGCGGGAGCATCAGCTGCGCACCATCACCGACGCGCTGCCCGCGCTGGTGGCCTACCTGGACCCGGAGGAGCGCTACCTGTTCTGCAACCGCGCCTTCGAGACCTGGTTCGGCGTGAAGCCCAGCAGCGTGATGGGCAGGACGCTGCGCGAGGTGGGCGGGGAGCTGCTCTACCCCATGTTCAAGGCCTGGGTGCGCCGCGCCATGTCGGGAGAGCACGTGGCGCACGAGACGGCGCTCGGCCTGCGCGACGGACGTCAGATTCACGTCCAGGCCACCTTCGTGCCCAGTGAGGACGCGCGCGGCCGCATCCAGGGCTGCGTCGTGCTCATCCACGACATCACGGACCGCAAGCGCACGGAGGCCGAGGTGGAGGCCCAGCGCGCGCGGCTCTACGACGTGTTGATGAACGCGCCCGCGGCCATCGCCATCCTCTCCGGCCCGGAGCAGACCTTCACGCTGGTCAACCCCAACTTCCGGCGACAGGCGCAGAACGCGGAGCTGGTGGGCACGTCCCTGCGGGACCTCGCGCGGGAGAGCGAGCAGGCCCGGGCATACTCGCTCTCGCTCGACCAGGTCTTCGCGTCGGGGCGCCCGATGACGCACACGGAGACGCCGCAGCTGTTGAACCTGAACGACAAGGGGTTGGAGCAGCACTACTTCAACATCGTCTATCAACCCCTGAGGGACGCGCGGGGCGAGGTGGAATCGGTGCTGTCGTTCTCGCTGGACGTGACGGACCAGGTCCGGGCGCGCTACCAGGCGGAGGAGCTGGCCGCGCACCTGGCAAGCCAGCAGAAGTGGCTGGAGTCGCTGCTGCACATGACGCCGATTGCGTTGCTCATGATGGAGCCGGGCACGGGGAGGATTCTCTTCGCGAACCAGGCGGCCCATCAGCTCGCGGGGGGCGAGCTCGCGCTCGGTGTTCCCGTGGAGCGATACCGCACCGTCTACGACATCGTCGACGACCACGACGCCCCGCTGCCCAACGAGCGCATGCCCGTCGCGCGGGCGGCCCGGGGAGAGATGCTGCGCCGGGAGCCCGTGCGCTGGCGGCTCAAGTCAGGAGAGGTGCTCGACATCCTGGTGGACTCCGAGCTGCTGCCCGCCATGCACGGCCATCCCGCCACGGTGGTGCTGGCGCTCCAGGACGTGACGCGGCTGAAGGACACGGAGGTGCGGCTCCAGGAGGCGGTGCGCCTGCGCGACGAGTTCCTCACGGTGGCCTCGCACGAGCTCAAGACGCCGCTGACGCCGCTGCAAATCAAGCTCCAGGGGCTCGCGCGAGAGGCCAGCTCGTCCACGTCCGAGGAGCACCTGCGTCACAGCGTGATGCGAGCAGCGGAGAGCACGTCGCTGCAGGTGCGCAAGCTGGCCGCGCTCATCAATGACTTGCTGGACGTCACGCAGCTCGCGGGCTCACCGCTGCCGCTGGAGCTGGGGCGGGTGGACCTGTCCGCGGTGGCGCGGGAGGTGGCGGAGCAGCTTCGCGCGCAGGCGGCGCAGGCGGACAGCGTGGTGGAGGTCGAGGCGCCCGTGGCGGTGGTGGGACGGTGGGATGCGCGCAGGTTGGAGCAGGTGGTGCGAGGGCTGGTGTCCAACGCCATCAAGTACGGGCCCGGCAGGCCCGTGCGCATCCGTGTGGAGGAGCGAGGAGGCCGGGGGCGCATCTCGGTGAGCGACGAGGGCATCGGCATCGCACCCGAGGACCAGGAGCGCATCTTCGAGAAGTTCGGCCGCGCCGTCCCCGCGCGCAACTACGGAGGCCTGGGATTGGGGCTCTTCATCAGCCGCCGCATCGTGGAGGCGCACCAGGGCTCCATCCGCGCGGAGAGCCGGCGGGGCCACGGTGCCACGCTCATCGTCGAGCTGCCGCTCACCGGGCCCGAGCCCACCGCGCCGCCGTCGATTCACTGA
- a CDS encoding xanthine dehydrogenase family protein molybdopterin-binding subunit, translating into MSQQPELISRRSFLEGLNLSVGGLALGVVPTVTLAGAAPGAKGKPAELKPNVFVHIASDGQVTIVCHRSEMGQGIRSSMPVVVADELGADMARVKVVQAVGDAVYGDQNTDGSSSIRGVYQSLRRTGATAREMLVAAAARRWKVPASDCEARDHAVFHKRGSRSLGFGELVADAAKLPVPKAESVALRPSSELRYVGKELPLLDGPAYVTGTAVFGADLKLPGMLIAVVARPPVVGGKVVRFDAAKALAIPGVKQVLELPVPKRPYVFQGWGGVAVLAENTWAAMRGRAALDITWEDGPNAEYDSVKYREALLESVRVPGKPARTVGDVDKALASAARVVEAEYYAPHLSHAPMEPPVALARVANGVCEVWAPSQHPQAARTEAAQASGLPEDKVTVNVTLLGGGFGRKSKADFVAEAVHLAKMAGVPVRVQWTREDDIRHDYYHSASAQRLSCGLDSAGKPTAWLHRTSFPAIRSTFSEDVTGPVARDLNQGVLDLALAIPNVRAEMGEALAKVRIGWLRSVNNIFHGFAVGSFMDELAHARGVDPRENLLEVIGPPRLVSVAELGVSTLPNYGAPVEAHPVNAERLRGVIERVTAMSGWSEREKNGRTLGLAAHRSFLSYVGVVVSMKKDAAGRARVDEAWVAVDAGLVVNPDRVRAQMEGSIIFGMSLAFYGAITMKGGATEQSNFRDYKLVRMAEAPRAIHVDIIQSDAPPGGVGEPGVPPVAPAIANALFALTGTRVRDLPIVRTVPV; encoded by the coding sequence ATGAGCCAACAGCCTGAGTTGATTTCCCGGCGCTCCTTCCTCGAAGGGCTCAACCTCTCGGTGGGAGGGCTGGCGCTGGGCGTGGTGCCCACCGTGACGCTCGCGGGCGCGGCCCCTGGCGCGAAGGGGAAGCCCGCGGAGCTCAAGCCCAACGTCTTCGTCCACATCGCCTCGGATGGCCAGGTCACCATCGTCTGCCACCGCTCGGAGATGGGGCAGGGCATCCGCAGCTCGATGCCGGTGGTGGTGGCGGACGAGCTGGGCGCGGACATGGCGCGGGTGAAGGTGGTGCAGGCCGTGGGCGACGCCGTGTACGGCGACCAGAACACGGATGGCTCCAGCAGCATCCGGGGCGTGTACCAGTCGCTGCGCCGCACGGGCGCCACGGCGCGGGAGATGCTGGTGGCCGCGGCGGCGCGTCGCTGGAAGGTGCCGGCCTCGGACTGCGAGGCGCGGGACCACGCGGTGTTCCACAAGCGCGGCTCGCGCTCGCTGGGCTTCGGGGAGCTGGTGGCGGACGCGGCGAAGCTGCCGGTGCCCAAGGCGGAGTCGGTGGCGCTGCGGCCCTCGTCGGAGCTGCGTTACGTGGGCAAGGAGCTGCCGCTGCTGGACGGGCCGGCCTATGTCACGGGCACGGCCGTCTTCGGCGCGGACCTGAAGCTGCCGGGCATGCTCATCGCGGTGGTGGCGCGCCCTCCCGTCGTCGGCGGGAAGGTGGTGCGCTTCGATGCCGCGAAGGCGCTCGCGATTCCGGGTGTGAAGCAGGTGCTGGAGCTGCCCGTTCCCAAGCGGCCCTACGTCTTCCAGGGCTGGGGTGGGGTGGCGGTGCTGGCGGAGAACACGTGGGCGGCGATGCGGGGCCGCGCGGCGCTGGACATCACCTGGGAGGATGGTCCCAACGCCGAGTACGACTCGGTGAAGTATCGCGAGGCGCTGCTGGAGTCGGTGCGGGTGCCGGGCAAGCCGGCGCGCACGGTGGGGGACGTGGACAAGGCGCTCGCGAGCGCCGCTCGGGTGGTGGAGGCGGAGTACTACGCGCCGCACCTGTCACACGCGCCCATGGAGCCGCCGGTGGCGCTGGCGCGGGTGGCGAATGGGGTCTGCGAGGTGTGGGCGCCCTCGCAGCATCCGCAGGCGGCGCGCACCGAGGCGGCGCAGGCCTCGGGGTTGCCCGAGGACAAGGTGACGGTGAACGTCACGCTGCTGGGTGGCGGCTTCGGACGCAAGTCGAAGGCGGACTTCGTCGCGGAGGCGGTCCACCTGGCGAAGATGGCGGGCGTGCCGGTGCGCGTGCAGTGGACGCGCGAGGACGACATCCGTCATGACTACTACCACTCGGCCAGCGCTCAGCGGCTGAGCTGTGGTCTGGACTCGGCGGGCAAGCCGACGGCGTGGCTGCACCGCACGTCGTTTCCGGCCATCCGCTCCACGTTCTCCGAGGACGTGACGGGGCCGGTGGCGAGGGACTTGAACCAGGGCGTGTTGGATTTGGCGCTGGCGATTCCGAACGTGCGCGCGGAGATGGGCGAGGCGCTGGCGAAGGTGCGCATCGGCTGGCTGCGCTCGGTGAACAACATCTTCCACGGCTTCGCGGTGGGCTCGTTCATGGACGAGCTGGCGCATGCGCGGGGGGTGGACCCTCGGGAGAACCTGCTGGAGGTGATTGGGCCTCCGCGCCTCGTGTCCGTGGCGGAGTTGGGCGTCAGCACGCTGCCGAACTACGGCGCGCCGGTGGAGGCGCATCCGGTGAACGCGGAGCGGCTGCGCGGGGTCATCGAGCGCGTCACGGCGATGTCGGGCTGGAGCGAGCGCGAGAAGAACGGCCGCACGCTGGGGCTCGCCGCGCACCGCAGCTTCCTGAGCTACGTGGGCGTGGTGGTGTCGATGAAGAAGGACGCGGCGGGACGGGCGCGCGTGGACGAGGCGTGGGTGGCGGTGGACGCGGGGCTGGTGGTGAACCCGGACCGCGTGCGTGCGCAGATGGAGGGCTCCATCATCTTCGGCATGAGCCTGGCGTTCTACGGCGCCATCACGATGAAGGGCGGCGCGACGGAGCAGTCGAACTTCCGCGACTACAAGCTGGTGCGCATGGCCGAGGCGCCACGGGCCATCCACGTGGACATCATCCAGAGCGACGCGCCCCCGGGCGGCGTGGGCGAGCCGGGCGTGCCACCCGTGGCCCCCGCCATCGCCAACGCGCTCTTCGCCCTCACGGGTACGCGTGTGAGGGATTTGCCCATCGTCCGGACGGTTCCCGTGTAA
- a CDS encoding (2Fe-2S)-binding protein, producing MSIRVKVNGVDQVLDVDPEMPLLWALRDVLGLTGTKYGCGEALCGACSVHLDGQVVRACVTPIRRADGHSVTTIEGLSPDGTHPLQRAWVEMGVPQCGFCQAGQLMCAAALLVKKPQPTDQDIDQSLAGNLCRCGTYTRIRAAVKKAAGTPDAK from the coding sequence ATGAGCATTCGCGTGAAGGTCAACGGCGTGGACCAGGTGCTGGACGTGGACCCGGAGATGCCGCTGTTGTGGGCGCTGCGCGACGTGCTCGGGCTCACCGGGACGAAGTACGGCTGCGGTGAGGCGCTGTGCGGCGCGTGCAGCGTGCACCTGGACGGGCAGGTGGTGCGCGCGTGCGTGACGCCCATCCGCCGCGCGGACGGGCACAGCGTCACCACCATCGAGGGCCTGTCGCCGGACGGGACGCATCCGCTCCAGCGCGCGTGGGTGGAGATGGGCGTGCCGCAGTGCGGGTTCTGTCAGGCGGGACAGCTCATGTGCGCGGCGGCGCTGCTGGTGAAGAAGCCCCAGCCGACGGACCAGGACATCGACCAGTCGCTCGCGGGCAACCTCTGCCGCTGTGGGACGTACACGCGCATCCGCGCGGCCGTGAAGAAGGCCGCGGGCACGCCCGACGCGAAGTGA
- a CDS encoding Isoquinoline 1-oxidoreductase subunit, with product MKLALPVMASVFFLAGAEGCRRQPEPEAAQWEPLPRVDARELRSLDLFQRIEDPKQRSRALFLEASRVLLHPRCANCHPDGNSPFQEMGFKPHDPPVTRGPEGFGVVGMECAGCHQDRNQALTRVPGAPNWHLAPLSMAWVGKSPRQVCEQLKDPARNGGKTLAQIVEHNAHDELVAWGWTPGSGREPAPGTQEQFGALVGAWVETGAECPSEEARP from the coding sequence ATGAAGCTCGCCCTTCCGGTCATGGCCTCCGTGTTCTTCCTCGCGGGCGCCGAAGGATGTCGGCGTCAGCCTGAACCCGAGGCGGCGCAGTGGGAGCCCCTTCCGCGGGTGGACGCCCGCGAGCTGCGCTCCCTGGACCTGTTCCAGCGCATCGAGGACCCGAAGCAGCGCTCTCGGGCGCTGTTCCTCGAGGCCAGCCGCGTGCTCCTGCACCCGCGCTGTGCGAACTGCCACCCGGATGGGAACAGCCCCTTCCAGGAGATGGGCTTCAAGCCGCATGACCCGCCCGTGACGCGAGGCCCCGAGGGCTTCGGTGTCGTGGGCATGGAGTGCGCGGGCTGTCACCAGGACCGCAACCAGGCGCTGACGCGCGTGCCGGGGGCGCCGAACTGGCACCTGGCGCCGCTGTCCATGGCCTGGGTGGGGAAGAGCCCCCGGCAGGTGTGCGAGCAGCTCAAGGACCCCGCGAGGAACGGAGGCAAGACGTTGGCGCAAATCGTCGAGCACAACGCGCATGACGAACTGGTGGCGTGGGGTTGGACGCCGGGCTCCGGGCGGGAGCCCGCGCCGGGCACGCAGGAACAGTTCGGCGCGCTGGTGGGCGCGTGGGTGGAGACGGGCGCGGAGTGCCCCAGCGAGGAGGCGCGGCCATGA